The following coding sequences lie in one Sorghum bicolor cultivar BTx623 chromosome 6, Sorghum_bicolor_NCBIv3, whole genome shotgun sequence genomic window:
- the LOC8080316 gene encoding pentatricopeptide repeat-containing protein At3g26540, translating into MVDPSCLPANMAAASASAVASTVSAISHHVAAGHLFAAIDALPPCSASSLLPPSLYASLLRLATSRRSLAAARRVASHLASSSSSSPSTSTSFAPTFLFNRAIESLAACGSLADAREMFDAMPRRDGGSWNAIISASSRAGHPAEAFSLFAGMNSLGIRPKDVTLASVLACCAECLDLRGAQQLHGHIAKRDFQSNVILGTALVDVYGKCLLLTDARRAFDDILQPNDISWNVIIRRYLLAGMGDMAVHMFFRMVWAGIRPLVYTVTHAMLACRDNGALKEGRCIHTFVLRHGYEHHVHVRSSVVDMYAKCGDIDAALRLFNLAPKKDVVTSTSVVSGLAACGRIADAKRVFDGMEQHNLVSWNAMLTGCVKSMDLTGALDLFQQMRHETKELDVVTLGSVLNACTGLLDLGKGEELHALALKCGLFSYPFLMNALVRLYSKCGCLRNAERLLLFEMGSERERFSWNSLISGYERHSMSEAALHALREMQSEAKPSQSTFSSALAACANIFLLNHGKQIHAYMIRNGYDIDDILRSALVDMYSKCSLFDYSSRIFELGLSNDVILWNSMIFACAYNSKGDYGLELFDEMRKQGIRPDSVTFLGALVSCICEGHVGLGRSYFTLMTDEYSIIPRIEHYECMIELLGKHGYMVELEDFVDHMPFEPTTAMWLRIFDCCREYGNRKLGERAAQRINDRKPLTPVIFFESTPDYKCSGSDDEEPMSFC; encoded by the coding sequence ATGGTAGACCCATCCTGCCTTCCCGCCAACATGGCGGCCGCGTCCGCGTCCGCCGTCGCCTCAACGGTGTCCGCGATCTCCCACCACGTTGCCGCCGGGCACCTCTTCGCCGCCATCGACGCCCTCCCCCCGTGCTCTGCCTCCTCCCTGCTCCCGCCCTCTCTTTACGCCTCGCTCCTCCGCTTGGCAACCTCCCGCcgctccctcgccgccgcccgccgcgtcGCCTCCCACCTCGCCTCCTCTTCGTCTTCTTCCCCTTCCACCTCGACCTCGTTCGCTCCAACATTCCTCTTCAACCGCGCTATCGAGTCGCTCGCTGCCTGCGGCAGTCTCGCCGACGCGCGGGAGATGTTCGACGCAATGCCACGCCGGGATGGCGGATCCTGGAACGCCATCATCTCCGCCTCGTCCCGCGCTGGGCACCCTGCAGAGGCGTTCTCCCTCTTCGCTGGCAtgaactctcttggcattcgcCCCAAGGACGTCACACTGGCATCAGTGCTTGCCTGCTGTGCTGAGTGCCTTGACCTGCGTGGTGCACAACAGCTCCATGGTCACATCGCAAAGAGAGACTTTCAGTCCAATGTGATTCTAGGCACGGCACTGGTTGACGTGTATGGGAAGTGCCTCTTGCTTACAGATGCAAGGCGGGCATTTGATGACATCCTGCAACCCAATGACATTTCGTGGAATGTAATCATCCGGAGATATCTTCTCGCTGGTATGGGCGACATGGCAGTTCATATGTTCTTCAGGATGGTATGGGCTGGCATTAGGCCACTGGTATATACTGTCACACACGCAATGCTTGCTTGCCGGGATAACGGTGCACTTAAAGAAGGAAGGTGCATACATACTTTTGTGCTCCGACATGGGTATGAACACCATGTACACGTGCGGAGCTCAGTTGTAGATATGTATGCAAAGTGTGGTGACATTGATGCAGCGCTAAGGCTCTTCAACTTGGCACCAAAGAAGGACGTGGTGACATCCACTTCAGTTGTGTCAGGATTGGCTGCTTGTGGCAGGATTGCTGATGCAAAAAGGGTGTTTGATGGCATGGAACAGCACAATTTGGTATCCTGGAACGCTATGTTGACCGGTTGTGTCAAGTCCATGGATCTGACTGGTGCTTTAGATTTGTTCCAGCAGATGAGGCACGAGACAAAGGAGCTTGATGTCGTTACACTTGGTTCTGTGCTCAATGCCTGTACAGGGCTGCTTGACCTTGGGAAAGGTGAGGAGCTCCATGCACTTGCTCTCAAGTGTGGTTTGTTCAGTTACCCCTTTTTGATGAATGCACTTGTGAGGTTATATTCCAAATGTGGATGCCTGAGGAACGCGGAACGGCTTCTTCTATTTGAGATGggatcagagagagagagattctcCTGGAACTCACTCATCTCAGGTTACGAACGCCACTCCATGAGTGAAGCAGCTCTGCATGCTCTACGTGAGATGCAATCTGAGGCAAAACCTAGCCAGTCCACATTCAGCTCTGCCCTTGCAGCCTGTGCAAATATATTTCTGCTGAATCATGGCAAGCAGATTCATGCATACATGATCAGAAACGGGTATGATATTGATGACATACTGCGAAGTGCACTGGTTGATATGTATTCCAAGTGTAGTCTGTTTGATTATTCCTCCAGGATCTTTGAGTTGGGATTATCTAATGATGTCATCCTGTGGAATTCTATGATCTTTGCATGTGCTTACAATAGCAAAGGTGACTATGGGCTTGAATTGTTTGATGAAATGCGGAAGCAGGGGATTAGGCCAGACTCTGTCACTTTCCTTGGTGCTCTGGTTTCATGTATCTGTGAAGGGCATGTTGGGTTGGGGAGGAGTTATTTCACTCTGATGACTGATGAGTATAGCATCATCCCACGCATCGAACACTATGAATGCATGATCGAGCTGTTGGGCAAGCATGGATACATGGTTGAGCTAGAGGATTTCGTGGACCACATGCCCTTTGAGCCAACAACCGCGATGTGGCTTAGGATCTTTGACTGCTGCAGGGAATATGGGAACAGAAAATTAGGGGAGAGGGCTGCGCAGCGTATCAATGACAGAAAACCCCTTACTCCAGTTATATTTTTCGAGTCCACTCCTGACTACAAATGCAGTGGCAGTGATGATGAAGAGCCCATGTCATTCTGCTGA